DNA from Streptomyces rishiriensis:
CCTGGCCGTCCGCGACGGCCTCGGCGACCACCCGCAGATGCCGGATGCCGGTCCGGGTGAGGACCCGGAAGGGCACGTCGCACGGCCGCCCGTGCCGCACCAGCTCCCCGACGGCGCGGGCGAGCGTCGGCACGTCCTCGGGAGAGGCCATGCGCGGCAGTCCGTGGAGCGGTACGACGCCCTGCTCGGCATCCCGCTCGAAGATGCTGAAGACCTGGGCGGACCAGGTCCCCTCGCCCGTCTCGAGGTTCCAGGTGACCCAGCCGAGGTTGCCGAGGCGCTGCACGTCCGCCAGCCGCTGCTCCTGCCGGTCGGAGGGATCGTGCCGGACCCAGCTGAGGACCAGTCCGTCGCCCAGCCGCACCACCCGCGCCGAGTAGGTGGCCAGTTCGCTGACCCCGGACACCATCTGCTGGCGGGCGAACGGCTCGCTCTCGTAGGGCCGGTCGCAGGCCAGCACCTCGAGACAGCCCTCCCACAACGGATCCTGGGCGACCTCCGGCCAGCACTCCAGGAAGCGCAGGCCGACCAGCTCACGCCCGCTGCGGCCGACGGCGTCGGACGTCACGCTGGTCGCGGCGTCGACGCGGAAGTCCTCGACGTCCCCCGTCGGGGAGCGCAGCGGGGTCAGGAGCACCGCCGCGACGGGCAGCCGGTCGAGCACCGTCTGTACGGCGTCCGCGGCCCCGCCGACGGCCGGGCCCGGCCGGGTGCCGAACGAGCGCAGCGGGCCCGCGCACAACTGGGCGACGGCCATCAGGTGTTCCCGCACCGGGGGCGGGAAGGCGCCCTTGCGGCGGCGCAGGATCCCGAGCACCACCTCGGCCGACTCGCCGGTCACCACCGGCAGCCAGGCCCGGGACGGCCACCGTTCGGGCGGGTCCCCGATCAGCTGATAGCGCTTGCCGTCCTCGTCGGGGTCCTCCAGCCAGCGCGGCTCCCCGGAGTCGAGGGCGTCCAGCGCGGCGATCCCGCTGACCGGCGGCACCCGGCCCCACTGTTCGGCCAGCGTCCCCTCGATGCCGGCGTGACCGGTGAGCTCGAGCCCGCCGCCCGGCCGCCGGGCGAAGACCATCACGGCGCCGGCGCCCACGTCCTGGGCGAGCCGGTCGAGCAGGCAGCGGGCGAGATCGTGCGGGGTGCCGACACGGACGAGGGCCCGGCTCAGGCGGCCGAGGGCGGCGGCGTCGATCTCCTCGTGGGCCGAGCCGGGTGTGGTCGGCCGTGCGGGCGCTTCGGCCGAAGCCGGGTCGGCGGCGCCGCGGGGCTGCGCGGAGAGCGCGCCGAGGGTGATCCAGCACTCCTCGAGCAGCGTCCGCCGGCCGGCCTTGGCCCGCTGCTGAAGCTCCTCCTGCGCGGCGTCCGGCGAGCAGCCCAGCTGTGCCATCAGGACGCCCTTGGCGCGCTCCTGCACGGCCACGGTGGCCGCTCGCTCCTGCAGTCGGTCCATCTCCGCGCGCTGGCGCGCCACGACCCGGGTGAGTGCCGCCAGGTCGGGCACGTCACCGGGCCGGAAAGGCAGGGCGGGGTCGCTCGTCACACCTTGAGCATGGCACACCGCCGTGGCTTCGATCGCGGTCTTGCGGCAACGCTCCCGTCAGGCGTGACGCCCCTCGGGAGGACCCGGACGGCTCTTCCCGGTCAGCGTCCGGGACTCTGCTCCACCAGGGCCTGGGTGACCGCTCGGACGCTGCGGGCGATGTGCTGGAGCTGCATGACCTCGGCCGCGTACATCTTGATCGTGTGCTCGATGACCGATTCGGGCAGTCCGAGCCGGGGCAGGTCGGCGCGGGCGGTCTGCAGGGCGGTGCGGGCCACCCGGACCTCGTTCTGGACCTGGATCTGCGCGTGGCGGGCGAGCAGTACCGGGTGGCGCAGCAGCGCCGGGTAGCTCGCGTAGCGCGCGGGCACCAGCTCGCGCAGCCACTTGGCCGCCGAGCGCTCCCAGTCGTAGCTGCCGGGAGTCTTGACCTGGCACGGCCAGTCCGAGCTGATGCGCGTCGTCGTCAGGGTCATGATCATCGCTTCCGGTGTTGGCGTCGTGACGGTGGTCCGACGGTTCGGGGCGGCCCCGGCCCAGGGGAAGACCGGGGCCGCCACGGGCGCTCGCGCAAGCGATGCCCCGAACACCCTGGGCGCCGACGCGGGTAGGGGACGGCGGCTTCGGGTGCCCGTACATGAGCCCTTGGCGGGCGGATGCGGCCGTGAGCAGTATTTATATATGCCGACGTCTTTGCAAGACGTATGAAAACATTCATGCGCGATATGCCCGCAATGATCCCTCTGTTACTTGCCGGGGGAGGGGGTGGCCTCGGAAGGGAAGGGCGGGGAACGGCAGGAAGATCGGGGAAGGACGATCACTCACGCAGGAAGAACTGGTGCTGCTCGGCGATCTGCTCGTACTCCTCGAGCCGCGCCTGGGTGCGCTCGGGTCCCGCGTCGGTCATGGCCTGAAGCAGGGCCGCGGCCATCACCCCGGGGGCGGCGTAGGAGTCGAAGACCAGCCGGGAGCCGGTGCCGGTGGCGAAGGTGGCGTCGGCCTCGTCGGCCACCGGCCCCAGCGCCAGGTCGGTGATCAGCGCCACCTTGAGACCGGCGCTGCGCGCGACCCGTACGGCGGTCAGAGTCTCCTGCGCGTGCCGGGGCATCGAGAACGCCAGCACCCAGGTCCCGCCCGCCTCCCGGGACTGCAGCAGCGCGTCGTAGGCGACGCTGCCTCCCCGGGTGACCAGCCGTACGTCCGGGTGGACCCGGCGGGCGGCGTAGGCGAAGTACTCGGCGAGCGAGACGGAGATCCGCAGCCCCAGGACGGTCAGCGGAGTCGACTGCGACAGCTTGCGGCCCACGTCGATGACCCGGTCGGGGTCGGCGAAGTCGCGCCGCAGGTTCTCCAGGTTCTCGATCTCCGCCTCGACCGCCGCCTGGAGCTCGTTGCTCCGGTTCACCTCGGCCGCCGCCGGACCGCCGGCCAGGGCGCCCAGCGCGATCGACTGGAGCCTCTCCCGCAGCGCGGGATAACCGCTGAAGCCGACCGCCGCGGCGAACCGGGTCACCGAGGGCTGGCTGACCCCGACGCGGTCCGCGAGGTCGGTGATCGACAGGAACGCCGCCTCGGTGATGTGCTCGATCAGATACTGGGCGATGCGCCGTTGCCCCGGCGACAGATGGGGTCCGTCGAAGAGCGCCCTGAGCCGGGAGGTCGGGGACACCTCCGTCTCCGGACCGGTTCTGCCCGAGGTGATCGCGGATGCCTGTGCGCGTGCCTGCTGCGGCGATGGCACCGGTGCGCCTCCTTTGTCTTCCACGGGCTCAACATACTTCAGGGGCCGTGCCGGACAGAGCGGTCGAAGACGCCCCCGCACGCACCCGGTGATCACGGCTTACCGCCGGTACAGCGTGATCGAGTCGCCGACCTCGTCGACCGGTCGGCTGGAGCGCAGCAGCACGCCGAGGCCGTCCCTGGCCTCGGCGACGGCGGAGTCCGACACGACCAGCAGCCCGTGCACCTCGTCGGGCGGCACCCGACGCGGATCGCGGGCGTGGATGCCGTAGTAGGCGGGCACTCCGCTGCCCTTGTACACGAGCCACACCCGCTCGCCCCGGTAGCGGCTGTGCAGCCGGTCCGCCAGCCGTCCCAGGTCCTGACCCCAGTCCACGTTGGAGTCGTGCAGCCGTAGATGCGTGTCGGCCGGTCCGCCGAACGCCTCGTTGGAGTACGGCAGGTAGTAGGGGTACGTCCGCAGCGAGCTGACGGCGACGAACGCCACCAGTGCCGCCACCGCGACCGGCGCCCACCGCCGGCGCACCGTCAGGACGCATCCGGCGGCCACCGCGAGGAACATCGGCAGGAAGACGGCGTACCGGGTCCCCAGATCCCGTGCCCCTGACATGGCCGAGGCCAGCAGCACGGCGGCCGGGACCAGCACGTACGGCGCCGCGGGCCGCAGCCGGCGCACCACGGTCATCGCGACCGCCCCGGCCGTCCACAGGGCGAGCGTGCCGAGCGGCGTCTTCACGACCAGGGCGACCGGCAGGTAGTACCAGCGGGCGCCGGAGTAGCGGTGCCCGAACAGGAAGCCCCGCCACGACCGGTTCTCCAGACCGAACTGGATCCGCATGCCGTCCCGGTAGGCCTCGGGGAAGGGCAGCATCCGGACGAGGCGCCCGCGCAGGCCGTGCACGACGGGCACGTGGGTCGCCCCTGGGTTCCAGCGCAGCAGTGGATCGACCACGAGGTACGAGACCCAGACGACGGCGACGGCGGTCAGCGTCACCAGCGCCGCCGCCGACAGCGCCCGCCGGACG
Protein-coding regions in this window:
- a CDS encoding SpoIIE family protein phosphatase, with protein sequence MTSDPALPFRPGDVPDLAALTRVVARQRAEMDRLQERAATVAVQERAKGVLMAQLGCSPDAAQEELQQRAKAGRRTLLEECWITLGALSAQPRGAADPASAEAPARPTTPGSAHEEIDAAALGRLSRALVRVGTPHDLARCLLDRLAQDVGAGAVMVFARRPGGGLELTGHAGIEGTLAEQWGRVPPVSGIAALDALDSGEPRWLEDPDEDGKRYQLIGDPPERWPSRAWLPVVTGESAEVVLGILRRRKGAFPPPVREHLMAVAQLCAGPLRSFGTRPGPAVGGAADAVQTVLDRLPVAAVLLTPLRSPTGDVEDFRVDAATSVTSDAVGRSGRELVGLRFLECWPEVAQDPLWEGCLEVLACDRPYESEPFARQQMVSGVSELATYSARVVRLGDGLVLSWVRHDPSDRQEQRLADVQRLGNLGWVTWNLETGEGTWSAQVFSIFERDAEQGVVPLHGLPRMASPEDVPTLARAVGELVRHGRPCDVPFRVLTRTGIRHLRVVAEAVADGQGTPIEVHGFVQDLTPQRSAELALLASERAMLTQHGALEAERMVAARLQDALLPLPKQAVRLAGLRVDVAYLPAQSGLSVGGDWFSAIELPDGDALFVVGDVAGHGMGAVASMALLRFTAKGMVITGSSLTGALSRLNALLLHSRDPHGSATMVLARYNPRERRLEWAQAGHPPPLLVRGGEAHYLERPFGMLLGATDTARYEAAEVRLEPGDQVLLYTDGLVERPLESIDRGLERLARAAAPRPGAGPGPLDQLLGATLEPEGRDDVCVLDIRVPDAER
- a CDS encoding phospholipid carrier-dependent glycosyltransferase; the protein is MATEPHPVPETTPDTNTARPPAPARRRLLVPVLVAVLLTQMAVAMVTTAVRQTPTIDEPVYVATAADYLHEHRVRLNPEHPPLGKLVVAVGVAVARPQVDPSFTGAQEAAGRHLLYGSGNDPWRLMLWARLPVIALTLLFGLVVFAFARDLAGPAPALTALALYALSPDVVAHGSLATLDVPAAGFLLTSVWLLWRARRAGAGRCLPLAGAALGAALATKMSTLPAVPVLAALAAVTVCARRPRDVRRALSAAALVTLTAVAVVWVSYLVVDPLLRWNPGATHVPVVHGLRGRLVRMLPFPEAYRDGMRIQFGLENRSWRGFLFGHRYSGARWYYLPVALVVKTPLGTLALWTAGAVAMTVVRRLRPAAPYVLVPAAVLLASAMSGARDLGTRYAVFLPMFLAVAAGCVLTVRRRWAPVAVAALVAFVAVSSLRTYPYYLPYSNEAFGGPADTHLRLHDSNVDWGQDLGRLADRLHSRYRGERVWLVYKGSGVPAYYGIHARDPRRVPPDEVHGLLVVSDSAVAEARDGLGVLLRSSRPVDEVGDSITLYRR
- a CDS encoding MurR/RpiR family transcriptional regulator, with protein sequence MPSPQQARAQASAITSGRTGPETEVSPTSRLRALFDGPHLSPGQRRIAQYLIEHITEAAFLSITDLADRVGVSQPSVTRFAAAVGFSGYPALRERLQSIALGALAGGPAAAEVNRSNELQAAVEAEIENLENLRRDFADPDRVIDVGRKLSQSTPLTVLGLRISVSLAEYFAYAARRVHPDVRLVTRGGSVAYDALLQSREAGGTWVLAFSMPRHAQETLTAVRVARSAGLKVALITDLALGPVADEADATFATGTGSRLVFDSYAAPGVMAAALLQAMTDAGPERTQARLEEYEQIAEQHQFFLRE